DNA sequence from the Parasphingorhabdus cellanae genome:
CACCGTGATGAGGATCGCTGCGCAGACGGGCAGACCAATGATGACAATCGGCAGCCCGAATTTCAGCCAGCTCAGGAAATCGATATCCATACCGAGTGTCTTGTTGATCAGGCCAGCGGCAATGGCGTTGGTCGGACTGCCCACCAATGTGCCAAGCCCGCCAATCGATGCGGCAAAGGCCACACCCATGATCAGCGCCCCGGCAAAGCCATCTGTCTCGCCATCCTTGATTCCGCCAGCCACCAGCACCGCCACCGCGATCGGGACCATGATCAGCGTCGATGACGTGTTGGAGATTAGCATGCTCAACAGGGCGGTCGCGGCCATGAAGGCGATCAAAATTCCCCATGCGCTTTTGCCCGCCATGCTGACAATTGCGAGCGCCAGCCGTCGATGGAGGCCAACCCGCTCAATCGCCAGCGCGAGAAATGCGCCGCCGAGGATCAGGAACAGGATTGGTGAATAATATTGGCTGGCGGTCGTGCGGACATCCATGACATCCATTACCGGCAGCGCCAAAAACGGGAGCAACGCGGTCGCGGTCAACGGCACCGCTTGTGTCATCCACCATGTCGCCATGAGAACCGTCAGCGCAGCAACATGCCATGCTGCTGGACTCATAGCGGCTGGCGCTGGAAGCATAAGCATCGCAACAAACACCGCTAGGCCACCGATAAGTCCGACGCGCTGGGCGTTCATATATTTCCCCGATCCTTGTGCTCCTGCATAAGCAGGAGCCCATCTCCTAAACATCCATCTAATCGCAACCGCGGTGGAATAGCAATCGCAAGTCTTTCGTTGAGCCTGTTACCAAGCCAGTGCATTTGGCGGCCAGACCGGGAGATGGCCCCCTGCCTGCACAGGGGCAAAGCTAGGGTCGCAAACCAATCAGCGATATCTGCCGACCATAGCCCGCTTCCCCGCGATGGCAGGAACGGCGGTAGCTGTAATAGCGCTCTTCATTGGCGTAAGTGTCGAGACCGAGCTTATCGATTTTCATCACGCCTGCCTTGGTCAAGCGATCGGCCACATAAGATTCTATGTCGAACTGGAAATGACCGGCTTTACCAGCTGCAAAATACCTTTCATTTTCAGGATCCTTCTCGACAAAACGCGCTTGAAAACCGACATCGACCTCATAGCTTTCCTGCGCGATGCAAGGGCCTATGGCGCAAGCGATATTATCCCGCGATGCGCCCAGCTCTTCCATAGCCGCCACAATATGATCGGTAACTCCACCAATCGCGCCTTTCCATCCGGCATGGGCCGCGCCGACAATCTGCGCTGCCGCGTCGAAAAACAGCACCGGCACACAATCGGCGGTCAATATACCGAGCAGCAGTCCTGGCCTATCTGTCACCATCGCATCGACCCGTGGCCGTTCATCAATGGCAAAAGGCTCCGTTACAATTGCCACATCGGCGCTATGCACCTGATACAAAGTGACCAATTCGCCATTCGGCAAGACCGCAGCCTTGGCCTGTTGACGATTTTTGATAATGGCATCTTGGTCGTCATCGCTGCCAAGACCGACATTGAG
Encoded proteins:
- the pgeF gene encoding peptidoglycan editing factor PgeF yields the protein MPEPTRSAVDVTKAPLLQGAAHGFLGRSGGFSTGIYAGLNVGLGSDDDQDAIIKNRQQAKAAVLPNGELVTLYQVHSADVAIVTEPFAIDERPRVDAMVTDRPGLLLGILTADCVPVLFFDAAAQIVGAAHAGWKGAIGGVTDHIVAAMEELGASRDNIACAIGPCIAQESYEVDVGFQARFVEKDPENERYFAAGKAGHFQFDIESYVADRLTKAGVMKIDKLGLDTYANEERYYSYRRSCHRGEAGYGRQISLIGLRP